The following are from one region of the Paenibacillus sabinae T27 genome:
- the fliY gene encoding flagellar motor switch phosphatase FliY yields the protein MTSKDYLSQEEIDALLRQSAGGSEESVPSEKTVDDYLTPFEQDALGEIGNITFGSAATALSTLLGKKVDITTPKVSIIKRSEFEEAFPKPHVAVHVQYVDGFQGINSLVIKIRDAQVIADLMLGGNGEPKDEELNEIHVSAVQEAMNQMMGSSATSMSTIFNRFVNISPPDIDILNMSSGEGVGSLPEDETLIRISFRLIIGDLIDSTLMQLLPVQFAKDMVTMLLGDVAASSEPAAAVEAPAMPEAPQSAPSPQQPTPAAQQPPQSAPEQQTPPMQPPYPGMPEGGYYYPPYGMPPYGMPGMPPYGMPPQGMPGQPGMPPQGTPYSQTPPQSSPPNRNVNVQPVQFGNLSGNVFGNIDENNLNLLMDIPLKVTVELGRTQKQIKDILEMSQGSIIELDKLAGEPVDILVNNKLIAKGEVVVIDENFGVRVTDIVSQWDRIQKLQ from the coding sequence GTGACGAGTAAAGATTATTTATCCCAGGAAGAAATCGACGCTCTTTTAAGACAATCGGCGGGGGGAAGCGAGGAAAGCGTACCTTCCGAAAAGACGGTAGATGATTATCTGACGCCGTTTGAACAGGATGCGTTGGGGGAAATTGGAAACATTACGTTTGGCAGCGCCGCAACAGCGCTTTCGACTCTGCTGGGCAAAAAAGTGGACATTACCACTCCAAAAGTTTCTATTATTAAGCGCAGTGAGTTTGAAGAAGCCTTTCCTAAGCCTCATGTTGCTGTTCATGTCCAGTATGTGGACGGATTTCAGGGCATTAACTCACTCGTAATCAAAATTCGCGACGCCCAGGTTATTGCCGATCTCATGCTTGGCGGAAACGGAGAGCCGAAAGACGAAGAGCTGAATGAGATTCACGTCAGCGCCGTACAAGAGGCCATGAATCAAATGATGGGCTCCTCCGCTACGTCGATGTCGACCATCTTTAACCGGTTTGTCAACATATCGCCGCCTGATATCGATATTCTTAATATGTCAAGCGGCGAGGGAGTTGGAAGCCTGCCGGAGGACGAGACACTGATTCGAATTTCGTTCCGTCTTATCATTGGCGATTTGATCGATTCGACGCTCATGCAGCTGCTCCCGGTACAGTTTGCCAAGGATATGGTTACTATGCTCCTTGGCGACGTTGCGGCTTCGAGCGAGCCGGCAGCAGCTGTGGAAGCGCCGGCGATGCCGGAAGCGCCACAGTCTGCGCCTTCGCCGCAGCAGCCCACACCGGCAGCTCAGCAGCCGCCGCAGTCGGCCCCTGAACAGCAGACTCCTCCTATGCAGCCGCCGTATCCGGGAATGCCGGAAGGAGGGTATTATTATCCGCCTTACGGTATGCCGCCTTATGGTATGCCAGGGATGCCGCCATATGGTATGCCCCCACAGGGAATGCCCGGACAACCGGGAATGCCGCCGCAGGGAACGCCTTATTCGCAGACCCCGCCGCAATCTTCTCCGCCGAACCGAAACGTCAATGTTCAACCGGTACAGTTCGGCAATCTCAGCGGCAACGTTTTTGGAAATATTGACGAAAATAATTTGAACTTACTGATGGACATACCCCTGAAAGTAACCGTAGAATTAGGAAGGACCCAGAAGCAAATTAAGGATATTCTTGAAATGTCGCAGGGATCGATTATCGAGCTGGACAAGCTCGCCGGCGAGCCCGTCGATATTCTGGTGAACAACAAGCTGATTGCCAAGGGGGAAGTTGTGGTAATCGACGAAAACTTCGGCGTTCGCGTAACGGATATTGTAAGCCAATGGGACCGAATTCAAAAACTACAATAA
- the flgD gene encoding flagellar hook assembly protein FlgD: MATSNSIISTSNVWPNYSAANSASSSAGNASLGKDQFLKILITQLQNQDPMQPMEDKEFIAQMAQFSSVEQLMNISGQLTALNQSLGSVSGLIGKNVSWLDSSSSDEKSGTVDSIVVSGGVQYAMVGKEKIALTDITRIQDGSGGSTAETAGGGGSGAAS, translated from the coding sequence GTGGCAACCTCAAACAGCATCATATCAACAAGCAATGTATGGCCGAATTATTCGGCAGCCAACAGTGCAAGCAGCAGTGCGGGCAACGCATCGCTTGGAAAAGACCAATTTTTAAAAATACTGATTACGCAGCTTCAGAATCAGGACCCGATGCAGCCGATGGAAGACAAGGAATTTATCGCTCAAATGGCTCAATTCTCATCGGTTGAGCAGCTCATGAACATTTCGGGTCAATTGACGGCGCTTAATCAATCGCTAGGTTCGGTTTCCGGCCTGATCGGGAAAAATGTCAGCTGGCTCGACAGTTCCTCCTCAGATGAGAAATCGGGAACGGTAGATTCTATTGTGGTCAGCGGCGGCGTTCAATACGCGATGGTCGGAAAGGAGAAAATCGCCCTTACCGATATTACTAGAATTCAGGACGGCAGCGGCGGCTCCACGGCGGAAACTGCAGGCGGCGGAGGAAGCGGGGCGGCGTCATGA
- a CDS encoding flagellar hook-length control protein FliK translates to MSLVFQMISLGKGPSAKTTASPGTPSTAETGMFSNTLIQSMAGLTSDPAAASPNNSAVVALQNLLFSALSGSAGQDGDSADLSGKKLLEELVPDLSKLDEQIESDPALLAALQGWLVQVSALLSGNDAAEPQNQAALTPIAQNPATARFAVQDQLNNLAAWMQQASETGDDASAGKAMALFNSFAAVIAPYTGTVAPTDHTTHAATAAALASGSNDAVKLPGHTAPKAGDANAGVTLSKSADVLIQPDASGQAGTTSSDSQTASGNSLPLKWSSASAEIPKEHVQANEGTLIDSAAEQSAQGDSSVITAGQLSMKDGITTAPKAEIPQVPVHKFAEEMSGFITGKLEIVKKGGVAEATLSLFPEHLGQVDVKITMQNGHVVAQFMTEHSGARDLLENQMSQLRAALQSQGLQVEKLEVSQNNTPLQSQLFHDGRHSGTGGQASDRRSKERKDSSDDAVLAAELDSDWKEWLANERQITRNPASQFSAEA, encoded by the coding sequence ATGAGTCTCGTATTTCAAATGATCTCATTAGGCAAAGGCCCGAGCGCGAAAACGACGGCTTCTCCTGGAACGCCAAGCACTGCAGAAACCGGAATGTTCTCGAATACATTGATCCAGTCGATGGCAGGCTTAACCTCGGACCCGGCAGCGGCTTCTCCCAACAACTCGGCGGTAGTGGCGCTGCAGAACCTTCTTTTTTCGGCGCTATCCGGTTCCGCCGGGCAAGATGGAGATTCGGCAGATCTGTCCGGCAAGAAGCTCCTGGAAGAGCTGGTTCCTGACCTTTCCAAACTGGATGAACAAATCGAAAGTGACCCCGCTCTGCTGGCGGCTCTTCAAGGGTGGCTGGTTCAGGTGTCCGCTTTATTGTCAGGCAATGATGCAGCGGAGCCGCAAAATCAGGCCGCGCTCACGCCGATCGCGCAGAATCCCGCAACAGCAAGGTTTGCCGTTCAGGATCAACTCAATAACCTCGCAGCATGGATGCAGCAGGCTTCTGAGACTGGCGATGATGCCTCGGCTGGCAAAGCAATGGCACTGTTCAACAGCTTTGCGGCTGTGATAGCGCCCTATACCGGAACGGTTGCCCCGACCGATCATACGACTCACGCAGCCACAGCAGCGGCATTGGCATCCGGGTCCAATGATGCGGTTAAGCTTCCTGGGCATACGGCTCCGAAGGCCGGCGATGCAAACGCAGGAGTCACGCTTTCCAAGTCTGCCGACGTATTGATCCAACCGGACGCATCGGGACAGGCCGGCACAACCTCCTCGGATTCGCAAACGGCTTCCGGAAATTCGCTGCCGCTGAAATGGTCTTCAGCATCCGCTGAAATTCCTAAAGAGCATGTTCAAGCAAACGAAGGTACGCTGATTGATTCGGCCGCTGAACAGTCTGCACAAGGGGACAGCAGTGTCATTACCGCAGGGCAGCTCTCGATGAAGGACGGCATTACAACTGCTCCAAAGGCGGAAATACCGCAAGTGCCGGTTCACAAGTTCGCTGAGGAGATGTCCGGCTTCATTACTGGTAAACTTGAAATCGTCAAGAAGGGCGGAGTCGCTGAAGCGACCCTATCGTTATTTCCGGAACATTTGGGTCAGGTGGATGTCAAAATCACAATGCAGAACGGACATGTGGTCGCGCAGTTTATGACCGAGCATTCCGGAGCCAGGGATTTGCTGGAGAATCAAATGTCTCAGCTGCGGGCAGCACTTCAGTCCCAAGGTCTTCAAGTAGAGAAGCTCGAAGTTTCGCAGAACAATACACCGCTCCAATCGCAGCTCTTTCATGATGGGCGCCATTCGGGAACTGGAGGTCAGGCGTCGGACAGACGGTCCAAGGAGCGCAAAGATTCTTCGGACGATGCCGTCTTGGCCGCCGAGCTGGATAGTGACTGGAAAGAATGGCTGGCTAATGAACGGCAGATCACCCGTAATCCGGCAAGCCAATTCTCGGCCGAGGCTTAA
- a CDS encoding flagellar biosynthetic protein FliO gives MSGTGNYLLNLLNVIFVLAVIIVIIILLIRFLGRRNQTWMSGRSMRTLGAVGLGPGKSMQIIEVGGSLYLIGVGDNVSILDKITDPEEVAMIISAFEEQSVSGGNFLVPLISKVKGRLRGEVPSQEMELNETSSFYELLQSKLRSAPDRNKQIEELLGGEDQKDRQGKL, from the coding sequence ATGTCCGGCACAGGCAATTACTTGCTGAACCTGCTCAATGTTATTTTTGTGCTGGCGGTCATTATCGTGATCATCATTCTGCTGATTCGGTTTCTGGGACGGCGCAATCAGACTTGGATGAGCGGCCGGTCCATGCGCACCCTGGGTGCGGTGGGGCTCGGTCCGGGCAAGTCGATGCAGATCATTGAAGTTGGAGGGAGCCTTTATTTGATCGGCGTAGGCGATAATGTGTCCATTCTGGATAAAATCACCGATCCCGAAGAAGTGGCGATGATCATATCGGCATTCGAGGAACAGTCCGTTTCCGGCGGAAACTTCCTCGTTCCGCTGATTTCCAAGGTGAAGGGAAGGCTGCGCGGGGAAGTTCCGTCTCAGGAAATGGAGCTGAATGAAACTTCTTCTTTCTATGAGCTGCTGCAGTCCAAGCTGCGATCCGCTCCGGACCGGAACAAGCAGATCGAGGAGCTGCTTGGCGGCGAAGACCAAAAGGACAGGCAGGGGAAATTATGA
- a CDS encoding flagellar FlbD family protein, with product MISVTRLNGSPMWLNALLVEMVEESPDTYITLVTGKRLIVLEKADEVIAKIRDYNKEIGAHSATIKVHTQEEPS from the coding sequence ATGATCTCGGTAACACGATTAAACGGATCGCCAATGTGGCTGAATGCCCTGCTGGTGGAAATGGTGGAGGAAAGCCCGGATACCTATATCACACTTGTGACGGGCAAAAGGCTGATCGTTCTTGAAAAAGCCGATGAAGTTATTGCGAAAATAAGGGACTACAATAAGGAAATCGGCGCCCATTCAGCCACCATTAAAGTCCATACTCAGGAGGAGCCTTCATGA
- a CDS encoding TIGR02530 family flagellar biosynthesis protein, which produces MNDKMTVGQMYTGVRHPGYLQRPSAGNNAVLPSSDESFEKVLQRKLLKFSNHAAKRLEQRGIQLGNKQLDQISSAVDKAAAKGSKESLILMNNLALIVSVANRTVVTAMDGDSMKDNVFTQIDSAVIIS; this is translated from the coding sequence ATGAACGATAAGATGACCGTTGGACAGATGTATACGGGCGTCCGGCACCCCGGTTATTTACAGCGACCGAGTGCTGGCAATAATGCCGTACTTCCATCATCGGACGAATCCTTCGAGAAAGTCCTTCAGCGAAAGCTGCTGAAATTCAGCAATCATGCAGCCAAACGCTTGGAACAGCGCGGTATTCAGCTCGGAAACAAGCAGCTTGACCAGATTTCCTCAGCCGTGGACAAAGCGGCGGCCAAAGGCAGCAAGGAATCGCTGATACTGATGAACAATTTGGCATTGATTGTAAGTGTAGCGAACCGTACCGTTGTGACGGCAATGGATGGCGATTCGATGAAAGACAATGTATTTACCCAAATCGATAGCGCAGTTATTATTTCTTGA
- the fliM gene encoding flagellar motor switch protein FliM gives MVDVLSQNEIDALLAALSSGEMDADELKKEETQRKIRSYDFKRAVRFSKDHIRSLTRIHENFARYLTTYFSAQLRTFVQISVVQVEQLPYDEFIRSIPKMTILNIFEAEPLEGRMVLEVHPNIAFAMLDRLLGGVGTAPSKIAALTEIETTIMERIFSRCFESLQEAWKTVLDIEPRMEALETNPQFMQIVSPNETIALISLSTKIGDTTGMINLCIPHVVLEPIMSRLSVHQWFVSEKKLRDEQEIEAIKASVSRAQLPVVAELGESTISISEFLGLNIGDVISLNRTVNTGLSIRVGDKLKFIGSPGMVKDRVAVQIDEIVSEGVVERDE, from the coding sequence ATGGTTGATGTACTGTCGCAAAATGAGATTGATGCCCTGCTTGCAGCTCTCTCATCCGGCGAGATGGACGCCGACGAGCTCAAAAAAGAAGAAACCCAGCGCAAAATTCGTTCCTATGATTTCAAACGGGCTGTTCGCTTTTCAAAGGATCATATCCGAAGCCTGACACGTATTCATGAAAACTTTGCGCGCTACCTTACGACGTACTTTTCGGCGCAGCTGCGAACCTTTGTACAGATCAGTGTCGTTCAGGTAGAGCAGCTGCCATATGATGAATTCATCCGTTCCATCCCCAAGATGACGATATTGAACATTTTTGAGGCCGAACCCTTGGAAGGCAGAATGGTGCTGGAAGTGCATCCGAATATCGCCTTTGCCATGCTGGACCGGCTGCTTGGAGGCGTCGGAACAGCGCCTTCCAAAATAGCAGCCCTAACCGAGATCGAAACGACCATAATGGAGCGCATATTCAGCAGATGCTTCGAAAGCCTTCAGGAGGCCTGGAAGACGGTGCTTGACATTGAACCCCGTATGGAGGCGCTGGAGACCAATCCGCAGTTCATGCAGATTGTATCCCCTAACGAAACCATCGCGCTGATCTCGCTAAGCACGAAGATTGGCGATACGACGGGCATGATTAATCTATGTATTCCGCACGTTGTTCTTGAACCGATTATGTCCAGGCTATCTGTCCATCAATGGTTTGTATCGGAGAAAAAGCTGCGGGACGAGCAGGAAATAGAGGCGATCAAGGCCAGTGTGAGCCGGGCGCAGCTGCCGGTTGTAGCCGAACTGGGGGAATCCACGATTTCTATATCCGAATTCCTCGGCCTGAATATCGGGGACGTCATCTCGCTGAACAGGACCGTTAATACCGGACTGTCGATCAGAGTAGGAGACAAGCTGAAATTCATCGGTAGTCCGGGTATGGTCAAGGACCGGGTAGCTGTGCAAATTGACGAGATTGTCAGCGAAGGAGTTGTAGAACGTGACGAGTAA
- the flgG gene encoding flagellar basal body rod protein FlgG encodes MLRSMYSGVSGMRGFQTKLDVIGNNIANVNTVGFKAGRVMFKDIMSQTISGVSAPVDGAQGGVNSKQIGLGVSIGSVDTLHLAGSAQTTNNPTDLRIDGDGFFLVRLTDDQATPFLTRAGDFHVDASRNLVTSDGLHVLDSGGEPIVIGEDVTAFSISNDGTIIQTMADGTTEPGVQIGVAKVSNPQGLEKIGGNLYRMTLNANAGGALEPTTANNTAAGTGAIVAGQLEMSNVDLTGEFTEMIVAQRGFQANSRIITTSDEVLQEVVNLKR; translated from the coding sequence ATGTTAAGATCCATGTACTCCGGTGTATCCGGGATGCGCGGTTTTCAAACGAAGCTGGACGTTATTGGCAATAACATCGCGAATGTCAATACGGTTGGCTTCAAAGCGGGCCGCGTAATGTTCAAAGATATTATGAGCCAGACGATCTCCGGTGTTTCAGCTCCGGTTGACGGCGCACAGGGCGGCGTCAACTCCAAGCAAATTGGACTAGGCGTAAGCATCGGGTCCGTTGACACGCTGCACTTGGCCGGAAGTGCCCAAACAACGAATAATCCGACTGATCTGCGGATCGACGGAGACGGCTTCTTTTTGGTAAGGCTGACTGATGATCAAGCCACCCCGTTTCTGACTCGGGCCGGGGATTTCCATGTTGACGCGAGCCGCAATCTGGTTACCTCCGACGGTCTTCATGTGCTGGACTCTGGCGGCGAGCCGATCGTGATTGGAGAGGATGTTACCGCGTTCTCCATTTCCAACGACGGGACGATCATCCAGACGATGGCCGACGGAACGACTGAGCCTGGAGTTCAGATCGGTGTAGCCAAAGTAAGCAACCCGCAGGGCCTGGAGAAAATCGGAGGCAATCTCTATCGTATGACCTTGAATGCCAACGCGGGCGGCGCTTTGGAACCTACAACCGCCAACAATACGGCAGCGGGTACCGGAGCGATAGTCGCAGGGCAGTTGGAAATGTCCAATGTCGATCTGACGGGCGAATTTACGGAAATGATCGTCGCTCAGCGCGGCTTCCAGGCCAACTCCCGGATTATTACAACATCGGATGAGGTGCTTCAGGAAGTCGTCAATCTGAAACGCTAA
- a CDS encoding flagellar basal body-associated FliL family protein, translating into MKKMLPWLITILLAITLIVVAAFLLMNKWFASDTGNAVNDAAQQVETKKLTADEIVAMTSEITDIKTNLADPNYIVSINFAFQLDTETAKEEFEKIKEIKIKPLIIKTLADEKPQDLNGAAGKDRLCSKLVNLINNVLPEGKLTQVEITNYILATI; encoded by the coding sequence ATGAAAAAGATGCTGCCTTGGCTCATTACGATTTTGCTTGCGATTACGTTGATCGTGGTTGCCGCCTTTTTACTGATGAATAAATGGTTTGCGAGCGACACCGGTAACGCGGTGAACGACGCGGCACAGCAGGTGGAAACTAAAAAACTGACCGCGGACGAAATAGTAGCCATGACTTCGGAAATAACCGATATTAAAACGAATCTTGCTGATCCAAATTATATCGTTTCTATAAATTTTGCGTTCCAACTGGATACCGAAACGGCTAAGGAAGAATTCGAGAAAATCAAGGAAATCAAAATCAAACCGCTGATAATCAAGACGCTGGCCGATGAGAAGCCGCAGGATTTGAACGGAGCGGCCGGAAAAGACCGGCTCTGCAGCAAGCTGGTTAACTTAATCAATAACGTACTGCCAGAAGGTAAGCTGACCCAGGTTGAGATTACTAATTATATTTTGGCAACGATCTAG
- a CDS encoding response regulator, which yields MANRILIVDDAAFMRMMIRDILSKNGFEVVGEAQDGSQAIEKFKELRPDLITMDITMPEMDGIAALKEIKKVDANAKVIMCSAMGQQAMVIDAIQAGAKDFIVKPFQADRVIEAINKTLGV from the coding sequence ATGGCTAACCGAATTCTGATCGTGGACGATGCTGCATTTATGAGAATGATGATTCGCGACATTTTGTCCAAAAATGGATTTGAAGTAGTAGGAGAGGCTCAGGACGGTTCCCAGGCAATTGAGAAGTTCAAAGAACTGCGTCCCGACCTGATCACCATGGACATTACCATGCCTGAAATGGACGGTATCGCCGCTCTGAAAGAAATCAAAAAAGTGGACGCCAACGCCAAGGTTATTATGTGCTCCGCCATGGGTCAGCAGGCTATGGTTATTGACGCAATCCAGGCGGGAGCGAAGGACTTTATTGTCAAGCCTTTCCAAGCGGACCGCGTTATTGAAGCCATCAACAAAACGCTGGGCGTGTAG